In Cellulomonas sp. JZ18, the DNA window TTCCTCATGGCCGGGTCGATGTCGACGTCGCAGATCGTCGACTCCCAGACGCAGGTGTGGTGGTTCCTGCCGCTGCTGCCGGCGTTCGTCATCTACCTCGTGTCGATGGTCGGCGAGACCAACCGCCTGCCGTTCGACCTGCCCGAGGCCGAGGGCGAGCTGGTGTCCGGGTACATGACCGAGTACTCGTCGATGAAGTTCGCGTGGTTCTTCCTCGCCGAGTACATCAACATGCTCAACGTCTCGGCCGTCGCGACGACGCTGTTCCTCGGCGGCTGGCGGGCGCCCTTCGTCCCGGCCGACAGCTTCCTGCAGCAGGGCTGGTGGCCCGTGCTGTGGTTCCTCGCGAAGGTCTGGTTCTTCATGTTCCTGTTCGTGTGGATCCGCGGGTCGGTCCTGCGCTTCCGCTACGACCAGTTCATGAAGATCGGCTGGAAGGTGCTGATCCCGGCCGCCCTCGTGTGGGTCGTCGCGGTGGCGCTCGTCCAGGCCGTGCGGCGGCTGTGGGACGTCGACCTGCGCACGACGCTGTTCGTCCTCGCGGGCCTCGTGGTGGTGGGCCTCGTCGTGTCCTTCCTCGTGCCCGAGAAGACGCCGGAGCCCGAGGCCGCGCGCGCCGAGCCCGAGCCGTTCGACCCGTTCGCGAACGGGTACCCCGTCCCGCCCCTGCCGGGCCAGGTGCTCCCGCCCTCGCCGCGCGCGCAGCGCCGGCTCGCGGCGGGGGCCACCGACGCCGGCTCGCCCGGCAGCCCGTCCGGGCCCGAGACCCCGCTGGAGGTGCGCGGTGGCTGAGCGCAGGAAGAAGCCGACGGGCGACGTCGAGCCCGCACGGCGCGGCGGCGAGGTCGCCCGCCCCGACGAGGGCTACGAGTCGCTCATCGAGCCGCGGTCGGGGCTGTCCGCCCTGCTCGCGCCGGTGGGCGGCTTCGGGGTGACGCTGTCGAACATGTTCCGCCCCACGGTGACGGAGCAGTACCCGCGCGAGCGGGTGCCGACGAAGCCGCGCTACCACGGGCGCCACCAGCTCAACCGGTACGCCGACGGGCTGGAGAAGTGCATCGGCTGCGAGCTGTGCGCGTGGGCCTGCCCGGCGGACGCGATCTACGTCGAGGGCGCCGACAACACGCCCGAGGCGCAGTTCTCGCCGGGGGAGCGGTACGGCCGCGTCTACCAGATCAACTACCTGCGCTGCATCTTCTGCGGCCTGTGCGTCGAGGCGTGCCCGACGCGCGCGCTGACGATGACCAACGAGTACGAGCTCGCCGGCCCGACGCGCGCCGGGATGATCTGGGAGAAGCAGGACCTGCTCGCGCCGCTGCGCGAGGGTCAGCTCGCCCCGCCGCACCCGATGGTCGAGGGCACGTCCGACACCGAGTACTACCGCGGCGAGGTCACCGGCGTGACGCCGGAGCAGGTCGACTGGGTCGCCGAGCACCGCCCGGACGACCCGACGCTGCCGCAGAACGCGCAGAAGGGGGCCACGGTGCCCGACCACGGCACGACGCGGCTCGAGCAGCAGGCGATCACCGCGGGCGCACGGCGGCAGGGAGGTGCCCGGTGACGGGTGCGCTCGCGGCGGTGCACGCCGCCCTGCCCGCGGTCGCCACGGTGGTCCCGGCCGCGCTCGAGGAGACGGGCCGGACCACGACCGCGGAGGCCGTCCTGTTCTGGGTGCTCGCGCCCGTCATGGTGCTCGCGGCGCTCGGCCTGCTGTTCGCCCGCAAGGCGGTGCACGCGGCGCTCGCGGTCGTCGTCGTGATGATCTCGCTGGCGTTCCTCTACGTCGCGCAGGACGCCCCGTTCCTCGGCGTCGTGCAGGTGGTCGTGTACACCGGCGCGGTCATGATGCTGTTCCTCTTCGTGCTCATGCTCGTGGGCGTCGACCGCTCCGACTCCCTGGTCGAGACGCTCCGGGGGCAGCGCTGGATCGGCGTGCTGGCCGGCGCCGGTCTCGGCGTCGTCCTCGCCGGTGTCGTCGGCCGCGCGACGTACCCGCAGGCACAGGGGCTCGTCGAGGCGAACGCCGACTCCAACCCGGTGGGCGTGGCGCGCATCGTGTTCGGGCAGCACGTGCTCGCG includes these proteins:
- the nuoH gene encoding NADH-quinone oxidoreductase subunit NuoH — its product is MSRVLGVLPAAVGDGAQAGVSADFSQDVFWVWLLKAVAIIVFLLTSVLIAIWFERKVVARMQVRPGPNVHGPFGLLQSLADAMKLLVKEDVTVKAADKLVYIVAPMIAVFCSLLVYAVIPFGPEVSIFGVVTPLQLTDFPVATLYILACASVGVYGIVLGGWSSNSTYPLLGGVRSTAQVISYELAMGLSLVSVFLMAGSMSTSQIVDSQTQVWWFLPLLPAFVIYLVSMVGETNRLPFDLPEAEGELVSGYMTEYSSMKFAWFFLAEYINMLNVSAVATTLFLGGWRAPFVPADSFLQQGWWPVLWFLAKVWFFMFLFVWIRGSVLRFRYDQFMKIGWKVLIPAALVWVVAVALVQAVRRLWDVDLRTTLFVLAGLVVVGLVVSFLVPEKTPEPEAARAEPEPFDPFANGYPVPPLPGQVLPPSPRAQRRLAAGATDAGSPGSPSGPETPLEVRGG
- the nuoI gene encoding NADH-quinone oxidoreductase subunit NuoI — encoded protein: MAERRKKPTGDVEPARRGGEVARPDEGYESLIEPRSGLSALLAPVGGFGVTLSNMFRPTVTEQYPRERVPTKPRYHGRHQLNRYADGLEKCIGCELCAWACPADAIYVEGADNTPEAQFSPGERYGRVYQINYLRCIFCGLCVEACPTRALTMTNEYELAGPTRAGMIWEKQDLLAPLREGQLAPPHPMVEGTSDTEYYRGEVTGVTPEQVDWVAEHRPDDPTLPQNAQKGATVPDHGTTRLEQQAITAGARRQGGAR